Proteins from one Methanococcus maripaludis C5 genomic window:
- a CDS encoding acetyl-CoA carboxylase biotin carboxylase subunit, translating into MFKKVLIANRGEIAVRVIRACKELGIKTVAVFSEADEHSLYRNIADECYPIGEPPASKSYLNMERILKVAEKTGVDAVHPGYGFLSENVKFAEECNKRGIEFIGPPTNAINVMGSKINAKKAMKIAGVPVLPGREEPIESEEGAIEVADEIGYPVIIKASAGGGGIGMNVVYNKEELIDTIQSTKSIAQSAFGDSTVFIEKYLEKPRHIEIQVVADKFGNVIHLGDRECSIQRRHQKLIEESPSPIMTEDLREKMGTAAVKAAKAINYHSVGTVEFLYSNGEFYFLEMNTRVQVEHPITEVVTGVDIVKEQIKIAAGKKLSYNQDEISFRGHAIECRVNAEDAINDFVPSPGKIKYYRSPGGPGVRLDSGVFGGAEIPPYYDSMVAKIITYGLTREEAIERMKRALSEYIVLGIITNIPFHRAVIEEDNFLKGNLSTHYVEDNLCSFRKAMLNYALEAKDREKIFSEKVFHGNKKVIAIAGGLNAYVTSLSNKNKDK; encoded by the coding sequence ATGTTTAAAAAAGTATTGATAGCTAATAGGGGAGAAATTGCAGTTAGGGTAATTCGAGCATGTAAGGAACTCGGAATAAAGACTGTTGCAGTTTTTTCTGAAGCTGACGAGCACTCACTCTATAGAAATATCGCAGATGAATGTTACCCGATAGGGGAGCCTCCCGCATCAAAAAGCTACCTTAACATGGAAAGAATATTAAAAGTAGCTGAAAAAACAGGTGTTGATGCAGTTCACCCAGGATATGGTTTTTTATCTGAAAATGTAAAATTTGCAGAAGAATGTAACAAAAGAGGTATTGAATTTATCGGCCCACCAACAAACGCAATTAATGTTATGGGCAGTAAAATCAATGCTAAGAAAGCAATGAAAATAGCGGGAGTTCCAGTACTTCCTGGACGAGAAGAACCAATCGAAAGTGAAGAAGGGGCAATCGAAGTTGCAGACGAGATCGGATACCCCGTAATTATCAAAGCATCTGCAGGTGGTGGCGGTATCGGAATGAACGTGGTTTACAACAAAGAAGAACTCATTGATACGATACAGTCTACAAAATCAATTGCACAGAGTGCTTTTGGTGATTCAACAGTATTTATTGAAAAATACCTTGAAAAACCAAGACACATTGAAATACAGGTTGTTGCAGACAAATTTGGAAACGTAATTCACCTTGGAGACAGGGAATGTTCTATTCAAAGAAGACACCAAAAATTAATTGAAGAGTCCCCATCTCCAATCATGACTGAAGATTTAAGAGAAAAAATGGGAACTGCTGCTGTAAAAGCTGCTAAAGCCATAAATTACCACAGCGTTGGTACAGTTGAATTTTTATACAGCAATGGCGAATTTTATTTCCTTGAAATGAATACGAGAGTTCAGGTAGAGCACCCCATAACTGAGGTAGTTACTGGTGTAGACATTGTAAAAGAGCAGATAAAAATTGCTGCAGGGAAAAAATTATCCTACAACCAAGATGAAATTAGCTTTAGGGGTCATGCAATAGAATGCAGGGTAAATGCCGAAGATGCAATAAATGATTTCGTTCCATCCCCTGGAAAAATAAAATATTACAGGTCTCCAGGAGGTCCAGGTGTAAGGCTTGATAGTGGCGTATTTGGCGGAGCTGAAATTCCTCCGTATTATGACTCAATGGTTGCAAAGATAATTACTTATGGGCTTACAAGGGAAGAAGCAATTGAGAGGATGAAAAGAGCGCTTTCTGAATATATTGTTCTTGGAATAATTACAAACATACCTTTCCACAGGGCAGTTATTGAGGAAGACAATTTCTTAAAGGGAAACCTTTCAACACACTACGTTGAAGACAATTTATGCTCATTTAGAAAAGCAATGCTAAATTATGCATTGGAAGCAAAAGATAGGGAAAAAATTTTCAGTGAAAAGGTATTCCATGGTAATAAAAAGGTCATTGCAATTGCAGGCGGTTTAAATGCCTATGTAACAAGCCTTTCAAATAAAAACAAGGATAAATAA
- the oadA gene encoding sodium-extruding oxaloacetate decarboxylase subunit alpha, whose product MVKITDTTFRDAHQSLMATRLRTEDMLPIAEKMDEVGFYSMEVWGGATFDSCIRYLNEDPWERLREIKKKVQNTPLQMLLRGQNLVGYRHYPDDVVDKFIQKSVENGIDIVRIFDALNDIRNVEFSVKSVKKYGAEVQGAISYTTSPVHTTEQFIELAKQFEELGCDSLCIKDMAGLLRPFDAKELIGRLKEEVSIPIDLHSHCTAGIAPLTYISAVEAGIDVLNCAMSPLSMGTSQPPVESIVAALKGTKYDTTLDLVLLMEIRNYFDEIRNKYKYLINSISERVDARILRYQVPGGMLSNLVSQLKEQGALDKFNEVLDEIPNVRKDLGYPPLVTPTSQIVGTQAVMNVLTDERYKIITNEVSNYLKGYYGKSPAPISKDLVKRALQDGEKQITCRPADLLEPEYELREKEAFEKGIVLKEEDILTYALYPQVAIKFLRGEVKAESIPQEKDVSKFMEIPNEYIVEVDGDSFNVKVEPVYSSGIKKEEKKEIITAETEGAMTSPFRGIVTKVKVKQGAEVKQGDQILVLEAMKMENPVECPVSGTVEKIIVKEGQSVNVGDILMIIK is encoded by the coding sequence ATGGTGAAAATAACCGATACCACCTTCAGAGATGCTCATCAGTCTTTAATGGCAACAAGGTTAAGAACGGAAGATATGCTACCTATTGCAGAGAAAATGGACGAAGTAGGATTCTATTCGATGGAAGTATGGGGTGGCGCTACTTTTGATTCATGTATTAGGTATTTAAACGAGGATCCATGGGAAAGATTAAGGGAAATAAAGAAAAAAGTTCAAAACACGCCCTTACAGATGCTTTTACGTGGCCAGAACTTGGTCGGATACAGGCATTACCCAGACGACGTTGTTGATAAATTTATTCAAAAATCTGTCGAAAACGGTATTGATATTGTAAGAATATTCGATGCTTTAAACGATATCAGAAACGTTGAATTTTCAGTAAAATCTGTTAAAAAATACGGTGCTGAAGTTCAAGGTGCTATTTCATACACAACAAGCCCGGTTCACACAACAGAACAATTTATAGAACTTGCAAAGCAGTTTGAAGAATTAGGTTGCGATTCCTTATGTATCAAGGATATGGCAGGACTTTTAAGGCCCTTCGATGCTAAAGAACTTATTGGTAGATTAAAAGAAGAAGTATCAATTCCAATCGATTTACACAGTCATTGTACAGCAGGAATTGCCCCTTTAACTTACATATCGGCTGTAGAAGCAGGAATTGATGTATTAAACTGTGCAATGTCACCTCTTTCAATGGGAACATCCCAGCCTCCTGTAGAAAGCATTGTAGCTGCTTTAAAAGGTACCAAATACGATACAACTTTAGATCTTGTATTGTTAATGGAAATTAGGAACTATTTTGATGAAATTAGGAACAAATACAAATATTTAATAAATTCAATTTCCGAAAGAGTCGATGCTAGAATTTTAAGATATCAGGTTCCCGGAGGAATGCTTTCAAACCTCGTATCTCAATTAAAAGAACAAGGTGCACTCGATAAATTCAATGAAGTTTTAGACGAAATTCCAAACGTGAGAAAAGATCTTGGATACCCCCCATTGGTAACCCCTACATCCCAGATTGTTGGAACACAAGCAGTTATGAATGTTTTAACTGATGAAAGGTACAAAATCATCACGAACGAAGTATCTAACTACTTAAAAGGATACTATGGAAAATCACCTGCACCAATCAGTAAAGATCTCGTTAAAAGAGCACTTCAGGATGGTGAAAAGCAAATTACATGCAGACCTGCAGATTTACTTGAACCAGAATACGAACTAAGAGAAAAAGAAGCTTTCGAAAAAGGAATAGTTTTAAAAGAAGAAGATATTTTAACTTACGCTTTATACCCTCAAGTTGCGATTAAATTCTTGAGGGGGGAAGTAAAAGCAGAATCAATACCTCAAGAAAAGGATGTTTCAAAATTCATGGAAATTCCAAACGAATATATCGTTGAAGTTGATGGGGACTCTTTCAATGTAAAAGTAGAACCAGTATACAGTTCAGGAATTAAAAAAGAAGAGAAAAAAGAAATAATAACTGCAGAAACAGAAGGTGCAATGACTTCACCATTTAGGGGAATTGTTACAAAAGTAAAAGTTAAACAGGGCGCAGAAGTTAAACAAGGCGACCAGATTTTAGTTTTAGAAGCTATGAAGATGGAAAATCCAGTGGAATGTCCTGTAAGTGGAACTGTTGAAAAAATAATCGTTAAAGAAGGTCAATCTGTAAACGTAGGCGACATATTGATGATTATAAAATAA
- a CDS encoding NUDIX hydrolase, giving the protein MEYNLLLKIKDESIEREVLNDILQFLDEKYSKKVIAEPYRCINLTVDILIKYNFGIVLIKRKNDPYKDFWAIPGGFVEYGEKVEDAAKREAKEETGLDINNLNLIGVYSDPNRDSRGHTVTVAFLVDGNGNLKSGDDAKDAKIFSLDELMSMELAFDHKRLINDSIRYLTD; this is encoded by the coding sequence ATGGAATATAATTTATTATTAAAAATAAAAGACGAATCGATAGAACGAGAAGTATTAAATGATATCCTCCAGTTTTTAGATGAAAAGTATTCTAAAAAAGTTATTGCAGAACCATATCGGTGCATAAACCTAACCGTAGATATTTTGATAAAATATAATTTTGGAATAGTTCTTATAAAACGAAAAAACGATCCTTACAAGGATTTTTGGGCAATTCCTGGGGGGTTTGTCGAATATGGTGAAAAAGTTGAAGATGCAGCAAAAAGAGAAGCAAAAGAAGAAACTGGTCTTGATATTAATAATTTAAATCTTATTGGAGTTTATAGCGATCCAAACCGTGATTCAAGGGGGCATACTGTAACTGTTGCATTTTTAGTCGATGGAAATGGAAATTTAAAAAGCGGTGACGATGCAAAAGATGCTAAAATATTTAGTTTAGACGAATTAATGAGCATGGAACTCGCATTTGATCACAAAAGATTGATAAATGATTCTATTCGTTATTTGACCGATTAA
- the cobT gene encoding nicotinate mononucleotide-dependent phosphoribosyltransferase CobT, with protein sequence MPIISINENGFLDKLKGTNGLFSCIISSIETTKYVGISGVNKSVIDYTPAADMELVTIGESLSLKHPPIDATGCPSPATITRAAVDLLKIPIMTIDAGSYVKPKIPYISVDQRPTGDIQKGLGMDNSKELLNLGKIIGNNNIYDSLVIGESVPGGTTTALGVLLGLGYDARDKISSGSVENPKDLKLSVVENGLKTCKSEDVFDVLNAVGDKMMPVVAGMTISAVSKGKPVLLAGGTQMASVLAAIKEISPETLKSGLLGISTTEFVLNDKNADLKDIMEQIGDVPLFASKFGYENSKIDGLKAYCSGSVKEGVGAGGIATYCYSNGLNPEDIRYYVEKNYEIWYSKFIQ encoded by the coding sequence ATGCCAATTATTTCAATTAACGAAAACGGATTTTTAGATAAACTTAAAGGTACTAATGGATTATTTTCATGCATTATATCTTCAATAGAAACTACAAAATACGTTGGAATATCTGGAGTCAATAAAAGTGTCATAGATTACACCCCTGCAGCAGATATGGAACTTGTAACTATCGGGGAAAGCCTATCTCTAAAACATCCTCCAATAGATGCAACCGGATGTCCAAGCCCAGCAACAATTACAAGAGCAGCAGTTGACCTCTTAAAAATTCCTATAATGACAATAGATGCTGGAAGTTACGTAAAGCCAAAAATCCCATACATTTCAGTAGATCAAAGACCAACAGGAGATATTCAAAAAGGTCTTGGAATGGATAATTCGAAAGAATTATTAAATTTAGGAAAAATAATTGGAAATAACAATATTTACGATAGTTTAGTGATCGGTGAAAGCGTTCCAGGGGGAACTACAACTGCACTTGGTGTTCTTTTAGGTTTGGGCTATGATGCGAGGGACAAAATAAGCTCAGGTTCAGTTGAAAACCCGAAAGACTTAAAATTAAGTGTTGTTGAAAACGGACTTAAAACCTGTAAATCAGAAGATGTTTTTGATGTTTTAAATGCGGTTGGAGACAAAATGATGCCAGTTGTAGCAGGTATGACTATTTCTGCAGTATCAAAAGGTAAACCCGTTTTACTTGCTGGAGGAACGCAGATGGCATCTGTTTTAGCAGCAATTAAAGAAATTAGTCCTGAAACACTGAAAAGTGGACTTTTAGGAATAAGTACTACTGAATTTGTGTTAAATGACAAAAATGCGGATTTAAAAGATATTATGGAACAGATTGGAGACGTTCCACTATTTGCATCTAAATTCGGATATGAAAATTCAAAAATCGACGGATTGAAAGCATACTGCAGTGGTTCAGTTAAAGAAGGTGTTGGCGCAGGAGGAATTGCAACTTACTGCTACTCAAATGGTTTAAACCCCGAAGACATAAGATATTATGTAGAAAAAAACTATGAAATATGGTATTCAAAATTTATTCAATAA
- a CDS encoding methanogenesis marker 6 protein — protein MKSKVIVLAEDSKTSPSRLFRYLNSLEYDINVKETCFGAFIEGADDVVDEVVNLVRNLEKNKIFCKDRGFPIWDQRRCRAFRKGGPREGFHQLEAEQKILDRISRALDAVENGEISEDNLEEKFVKLQPKKLKVDAFEKIANEVLKEN, from the coding sequence ATGAAATCTAAGGTTATAGTTCTTGCAGAAGATTCTAAAACATCGCCATCAAGGCTTTTTAGGTATTTAAACTCGCTAGAATACGATATAAATGTAAAAGAAACGTGTTTTGGTGCATTTATTGAAGGCGCAGACGATGTTGTTGATGAAGTAGTAAATCTTGTTAGAAACCTTGAAAAAAATAAGATTTTTTGTAAGGATAGGGGATTTCCAATATGGGATCAGAGAAGGTGCAGGGCATTTAGAAAAGGGGGCCCAAGAGAAGGTTTTCACCAGCTTGAAGCAGAACAGAAAATACTCGACAGGATTTCAAGGGCGCTTGATGCAGTAGAAAACGGCGAAATTAGCGAAGATAATCTTGAAGAAAAATTTGTAAAGTTACAACCTAAAAAACTCAAAGTAGATGCTTTTGAAAAAATTGCAAACGAAGTTTTAAAGGAAAATTAA
- the hjc gene encoding Holliday junction resolvase Hjc, which yields MAHKYQKGSAFERELKKKLENHGFAVIRSAGSHGVDLVAGKKGKKPIVIECKSTSKDKYYIPNEDVEKLLEFSETFDGIPYIALKINRKCLFINPYLLTSAGKNYALDYEKLCPIALDIKDVAEDSVQKKLDSEI from the coding sequence ATGGCGCATAAATATCAGAAAGGATCAGCATTTGAGCGAGAACTGAAGAAAAAACTTGAAAATCATGGCTTTGCAGTTATCAGAAGTGCTGGAAGTCATGGTGTAGATTTGGTTGCAGGAAAAAAAGGAAAAAAACCAATAGTAATCGAATGCAAGTCCACTTCAAAAGATAAATACTACATTCCAAATGAAGACGTTGAAAAACTCTTAGAATTTTCAGAAACTTTTGATGGAATTCCCTACATTGCATTAAAAATCAACAGAAAATGTTTATTTATCAATCCCTATCTTTTAACATCAGCAGGTAAAAATTACGCACTTGATTACGAAAAACTATGCCCTATCGCGCTTGATATCAAAGATGTTGCAGAAGATAGTGTTCAAAAAAAGTTAGATTCTGAAATTTAA
- a CDS encoding TrmJ/YjtD family RNA methyltransferase: MKTVVILVNPKYGGNLGAIARNMMNFDVEELRIVGTSDVLDEEAYIRAVHAKNILNNAKFYSKLEDAIFDIDFTVATTGAVCGDRNVNRVPITPRELAKKHVELNGRLGIVFGREDDGLKNEYVELCDILVSVPTSNNYPIMNLSHAVSVLLYEIYFESLSENIPYDLNMKNASIDEKNALLRFFNEFVDRSKDVPEYRKDICKTIFKRIVGRAFISGKEANSLIGVFKDKYPK; the protein is encoded by the coding sequence GTGAAAACTGTAGTTATACTGGTTAATCCCAAATACGGTGGAAATTTGGGGGCAATTGCAAGAAACATGATGAATTTTGATGTCGAAGAATTAAGAATAGTTGGAACTTCCGATGTTTTAGATGAAGAAGCATATATTAGGGCAGTTCATGCGAAAAACATACTAAACAATGCTAAATTTTATTCAAAACTCGAAGATGCAATTTTTGATATTGATTTTACAGTTGCGACAACAGGGGCAGTTTGCGGGGATAGAAATGTAAATCGGGTTCCAATTACGCCCCGAGAACTTGCAAAAAAACACGTCGAACTTAATGGTAGATTGGGAATCGTTTTCGGAAGAGAAGACGATGGATTAAAAAACGAATACGTTGAGCTCTGCGATATCTTGGTTTCAGTTCCAACATCAAATAACTATCCAATAATGAATCTTTCTCACGCTGTTTCAGTATTACTGTATGAAATTTACTTTGAATCACTTTCAGAAAATATTCCTTACGATTTAAATATGAAAAATGCATCAATTGACGAGAAAAATGCTCTTCTTAGATTTTTTAACGAGTTTGTAGATCGTTCAAAAGACGTGCCAGAATATAGAAAAGATATTTGCAAGACGATTTTTAAAAGAATTGTTGGTAGGGCGTTTATTTCGGGAAAAGAAGCAAATTCGTTGATAGGCGTTTTCAAAGATAAATATCCGAAATAA
- a CDS encoding TIGR00297 family protein — MDMLLKIIYSASITLILAALIHKKKYLDKLGIVGSSIMAFTILFLADLKWLLLLITFLVLGSLVSKMGYGFKKTIKMAESRRSLKNVLANGLMAVLFVLAYSTGLITEQMALVGYIGAIAAANSDTFSSELGMLSRETPRLITNFKTAKTGTDGAITVCGTFAGLLGSFLIGILAYALFNDTAIFWTATISGMIGNFADSLLGAIFERKGLMNNEHVNFMATLSGGTFAVLFYQLII; from the coding sequence ATGGACATGTTATTGAAGATAATTTACTCTGCATCTATTACGTTGATACTCGCGGCACTAATTCATAAAAAGAAGTACCTCGATAAATTAGGAATAGTTGGATCTTCGATAATGGCATTTACGATATTATTTTTAGCAGATTTAAAGTGGTTATTGCTTCTTATCACGTTTTTAGTCCTTGGAAGCCTCGTAAGTAAAATGGGTTACGGTTTTAAAAAGACAATAAAAATGGCGGAATCAAGAAGATCATTAAAAAACGTGCTTGCAAATGGTTTGATGGCAGTTTTATTTGTTTTGGCTTATTCTACAGGTTTAATTACTGAACAAATGGCTCTTGTTGGATATATCGGAGCTATTGCAGCTGCAAATTCTGATACGTTTTCATCAGAACTTGGGATGCTTTCAAGGGAAACTCCAAGACTTATAACAAATTTCAAAACTGCAAAAACAGGAACTGATGGTGCAATAACGGTTTGTGGAACTTTTGCCGGGTTACTCGGTTCTTTTTTAATAGGAATACTTGCATACGCTCTTTTTAATGATACTGCAATATTTTGGACTGCAACGATTTCTGGAATGATTGGAAACTTTGCAGATAGTTTACTCGGCGCCATTTTTGAGAGAAAAGGATTAATGAATAATGAACATGTCAATTTCATGGCAACACTCAGTGGCGGAACTTTTGCAGTTTTATTTTATCAGCTTATTATTTAG
- a CDS encoding HIT family protein — MCIFCDIVKGDIPARIIYEDDKFLAFMDAFPRAVGHTLIIPKEHFETFDELPKELACEMMAVIHKIVKKLEKLEMDGYNLLNNNKQVSGQEVPHVHFHIIPRYENEGYPVYVLKDPINVDLDSIYDKIME; from the coding sequence ATGTGTATTTTTTGCGATATTGTTAAAGGAGACATTCCTGCAAGAATAATTTACGAAGATGACAAGTTTTTGGCATTTATGGATGCATTTCCAAGAGCTGTTGGCCACACACTGATAATTCCAAAAGAACATTTTGAAACTTTTGATGAATTACCAAAAGAACTCGCATGTGAAATGATGGCAGTAATTCACAAAATTGTAAAAAAACTCGAAAAACTAGAAATGGATGGTTACAACCTTTTAAATAACAATAAACAGGTTTCAGGCCAAGAAGTTCCGCACGTTCACTTTCATATTATCCCAAGATATGAAAATGAAGGATATCCTGTTTACGTTTTAAAAGATCCAATAAACGTTGATCTTGATTCAATTTACGATAAAATAATGGAATAA
- a CDS encoding cobalt-precorrin-8 methylmutase, whose product MGAVTKDGKDIADRSREIVKTKISEVLGKNVILYSNEEMGIIERVVHATADPEYSKLVVFDNNPIETGLVALNDNNPIIADISMVKAGIRYNDVMCTISEKEVFELAKKEHITRAVASIRASKELIDGGIVVIGNAPTALLEVIRLNKEEGITPKLVVGAPVGFVKAAKSKELLRTTDIPSISTIGPKGGTPVAVSVINGIIALSKNERI is encoded by the coding sequence ATGGGAGCCGTAACTAAGGATGGAAAAGACATTGCAGATCGATCAAGAGAGATTGTAAAAACAAAAATAAGTGAAGTTCTTGGAAAAAATGTTATTTTATATTCCAACGAAGAAATGGGAATAATTGAACGAGTAGTTCATGCAACTGCTGATCCAGAATATTCAAAACTTGTTGTTTTTGATAATAACCCAATTGAAACTGGACTTGTTGCATTAAATGATAATAACCCAATAATTGCTGATATTTCAATGGTAAAAGCAGGAATTAGGTACAATGATGTAATGTGTACAATTTCTGAGAAAGAAGTATTTGAACTGGCAAAAAAAGAGCATATCACAAGAGCAGTAGCATCAATTCGAGCATCAAAAGAATTAATTGATGGAGGAATTGTAGTTATTGGGAATGCGCCAACTGCACTTCTTGAAGTTATAAGATTGAATAAAGAAGAAGGGATAACTCCAAAATTGGTTGTTGGGGCCCCAGTTGGTTTTGTAAAAGCAGCAAAATCAAAAGAATTATTAAGGACCACCGATATCCCATCAATTTCTACCATTGGTCCAAAAGGCGGAACTCCTGTTGCAGTTTCAGTAATTAACGGAATTATTGCATTAAGCAAAAACGAAAGAATTTAA
- a CDS encoding DUF2097 domain-containing protein — MGEPDYTEIITMEVTEEKMQEYMDNEVDEGDYIEVYFGRCHVEGTIDSKEGTHYRVDTDNKTFGLMEFDMENISRDVLEVAHIPEDSDKKIILSVL, encoded by the coding sequence ATGGGTGAACCAGATTACACTGAAATAATTACGATGGAAGTTACCGAAGAAAAGATGCAGGAGTACATGGATAACGAAGTAGATGAAGGGGACTACATAGAAGTTTATTTTGGACGATGCCATGTTGAAGGAACCATCGATTCAAAAGAAGGAACTCATTATCGAGTTGATACAGATAATAAAACATTTGGACTCATGGAATTTGATATGGAAAATATTTCAAGGGATGTTTTAGAAGTAGCACACATTCCCGAAGACAGTGACAAAAAAATTATACTTTCAGTTCTTTAA
- a CDS encoding DUF63 family protein, with translation MNEMLLIREFIYRYYIYPIDTKQGYNLIQEITYGILLFVMVYTFYRVCLKLKIAIDRRFAEVTVFYVILITLMRALVDAGLFPRLYYTVTPGIVVTIGIYYMLSIIISGILLKKKYYLLSIAMAVVPVLYMLFEFSSRITHPEAIVYVFGILTASYYALIYIVEKLSKVKIERIDKYAIFSQLVDASATSVGIGVFGYWEQHPVPRLFMDYLGPYSIIPLKMLVVLFVLDIFNKEVKDDNLRNILKITVMALGLAPGLRNLFRTVMGV, from the coding sequence ATGAATGAGATGCTCTTAATTAGGGAATTTATATACCGGTACTACATTTACCCGATAGATACCAAACAGGGTTATAATTTAATTCAGGAAATTACTTACGGAATTTTACTCTTTGTAATGGTTTATACATTTTATCGGGTTTGTTTAAAACTTAAAATAGCAATTGACCGCAGATTTGCAGAAGTTACCGTATTTTACGTGATTTTAATAACATTAATGAGGGCATTGGTTGATGCAGGACTGTTTCCAAGACTGTATTACACAGTTACGCCAGGAATAGTTGTTACAATTGGTATTTACTACATGCTTTCAATAATTATTTCAGGAATACTTCTAAAAAAGAAATATTATCTACTTTCAATAGCAATGGCAGTAGTACCAGTTCTGTACATGCTTTTCGAGTTTTCGAGTAGAATAACTCATCCGGAAGCTATTGTGTATGTTTTTGGAATTTTGACTGCAAGTTACTATGCACTAATATATATTGTTGAAAAGCTAAGTAAAGTAAAAATTGAGCGAATAGATAAATATGCAATATTTTCACAGCTCGTAGATGCATCTGCAACATCTGTTGGAATTGGAGTGTTTGGTTACTGGGAACAGCACCCTGTTCCAAGACTTTTCATGGATTATCTGGGGCCCTACAGTATAATACCATTAAAAATGCTTGTAGTACTCTTTGTTTTGGATATATTCAACAAAGAAGTTAAGGATGATAATTTAAGGAACATTTTGAAAATAACTGTAATGGCTCTTGGACTTGCGCCAGGTCTTCGAAACTTATTTAGGACAGTTATGGGAGTCTAA